GCATTGAATCGATCTAATTTCACTTTATGCCAAAGGATGAGCAATGCCGATATTGAGAACAAATTCGGATTTGTATGACTTCAACATCTCACGTCTACCATCTCAAAATCACCGATAAGTGACCGAGGATATCATTGCTGCAAATCGCCCCTGAATCTCAGTATCTAATCGTGGATGGATGGGATTGTTTTTAAAGTCCGTGAGAACTCCAGAGTGACCAATAAAACAGTCTATTTGGCCGTAGGACTCAAGAAAGACGGAGGAAAGAGGTTTTGGGCATGTGGTTGGGTAAAAGTGAACCGCCAGTTTTGGATGGGCGTACTGACCGATATCAAAGCTCGGGGCGTAGAAGATATCTTAATTACCGTGACGGATAATTCAACGGTTTTACCAGACTATTAAAGTGTTTTTCCTGAAACGAGCACTCAAATTTGTGTCTGCACCAAATCAGGAATGCTTCCAAATACGTTGTCTGGAAAGATCAAGTTTTGCAAAGACATGAAAACCATTTATGGAGCACCGACCAAAGAAGCCCAGGCAGCTCTAAAGGACTTTGATGAAAAATGGAATCACAAGTATCCTTACGCTATTAAATCATGGTATAATAACTGGGATGAGCTGACCACTTTTTTTGACTTCCCTCTTGAAATTAGAACGATCATTTATACCACAAATTTGATTGAAAATCTCAACGGAAAAATCAGAAAATACACCAAAAACAAAATGTCTTTTCCAACGGATAATGCATTGAAAAAGTCGGTTTATCTGGCGATTTTTGAAATAACGAAAAAATGGACCATGCCGATTCGCAACTGGCCCATTATTCTTAACCAATTTATTGCTATTTTTGACGAAAGAGTCAAAATCTAAAAATTCGGGCGAAGCCCTCTATTTTTTATTTACACACTTAATAGGATACTGTCATTTTTAGAAATCATCATATCAATTTCCATTTATATAAAACCCTTCATATGGTTTGCTATATCTTCCTTGAGTATAAATCCTGAATTTTGCACTCTTATTTCCTGCCTTTCTAACTTTTGTCACCCCCGATGGTCGCAGCTTTCAGCTTCGACCCTATAAGCTCATCATATCACCCGACCAAAAATAACCCATTCCTTTTCACAAATCAATATATCCAATATTATTCCGAAAATCCAAAATTTCCACATTCTAGCAAAGCACAAAAATCCAATGCCCAAGGTGGTCAGCCTTATGTTTTTGTTTCAGTATAAAAGTAATTCAGATCGCCCAGGTTCACCTGGCTTTGGACAGGCTGCAAGCCTTACAGGCATATTCCGGTCAAAGCTTTAAGCCTTGACCATCGACTAGATCGACCTTTTTTTATTTTTGGTCGATATGCTTCGGCCATCAGGGTATGCGCAAACCCACGAAAACAAAACGGCCATCTCCGATTTGAAGACAGCCGTTTACTTTTATCATTTCATTATCTGTGTAACCCTAACGCCCGAGCTGTAAGCTCTACAAGCGTAGCCCGCTTAAGCGATGACGCTTAACCGATCGACCTTTTTTATTTTTTGGTAGGCATGCTTCGGCCATCAGGGACTTTTTTTATTTTTGTGGCATGCTTCAGCCATCAGGGTATTGCCTGACGCACGAGCTGGAAGCTCTGGAAGCATATTTCAATCAAAGCTTTCAACTTTGACGAACAACTGTTTATTTTTTTGTCGATATGCTTCGGTAATCAGGGAAAAAAAGCTGTGAATTTCTTAGCCATGGTCAAACTCGCATTCATCAAAATATATTTTAAAAAACATTTTTCAGACACACTTTAATCTAGTTAATATATTATTAACCTCTTCGATGGTCT
This sequence is a window from Lewinellaceae bacterium. Protein-coding genes within it:
- a CDS encoding transposase, whose product is MDGIVFKVRENSRVTNKTVYLAVGLKKDGGKRFWACGWVKVNRQFWMGVLTDIKARGVEDILITVTDNSTVLPDY
- a CDS encoding transposase, with translation MLPNTLSGKIKFCKDMKTIYGAPTKEAQAALKDFDEKWNHKYPYAIKSWYNNWDELTTFFDFPLEIRTIIYTTNLIENLNGKIRKYTKNKMSFPTDNALKKSVYLAIFEITKKWTMPIRNWPIILNQFIAIFDERVKI